The Polyangiaceae bacterium genome includes a region encoding these proteins:
- a CDS encoding right-handed parallel beta-helix repeat-containing protein, which translates to MRRWHAIGLAALFGSVWIPACGESSDADKAKDGGTAGGGGSLGDGAAPADAAQSDGSSVVPVPGSGECAWTPGERPTAALPPAHDNEYVVDLTQWNISNSGKDPVETRTRLNDAIKWATDNGYDKVVIPPGTYLVGEATNDAYMAGIDLQGDMTLELSQGTVLQMAANDRWNYCVINVDSHSNVTIRGGEIVGDRGSHDYGNPPQAHDEGHGICVWTSADRVLIENTEIHDMTGDGVLIVGAKEKDGVPEKPTTNVTIRNSDIHHNRRQGVSIVGGKNVVIENNRIHHMEGTSPQFGIDIEGAGRVDQDILIYQNAFHHNAGGDFVTSSGHNVWVEENTMTQCMVDAQGNYDPSLPCLLDKQVDGPIIIWKETDNVIINNKIRMSKPSVNGFWGILGYVSSADKTPTRENEVGNYIAGNTLYDAGIHMAHNMRYFVSNNTLNNGLILGFDLACTRLENNRINRTKSENYKLRNVAGVASGNILNKSEGAKPEEDVELYFPMADDAPFRNSSPVFW; encoded by the coding sequence ATGCGTCGATGGCACGCGATTGGGCTCGCCGCTCTCTTCGGTAGTGTTTGGATTCCGGCCTGCGGTGAATCGTCGGACGCCGACAAGGCCAAGGATGGCGGCACTGCCGGCGGCGGCGGCTCCCTCGGAGATGGCGCTGCGCCGGCTGACGCGGCGCAGAGTGACGGTAGCTCCGTCGTTCCGGTGCCCGGCAGTGGCGAGTGCGCCTGGACGCCGGGAGAGCGGCCGACGGCGGCGCTGCCCCCCGCCCATGACAACGAGTACGTCGTCGACCTGACACAGTGGAACATCTCCAACAGCGGGAAGGATCCCGTGGAGACCCGCACGCGGCTCAACGACGCCATCAAGTGGGCGACGGACAACGGCTACGACAAAGTCGTCATTCCCCCCGGTACCTATCTCGTGGGTGAGGCCACGAACGACGCCTACATGGCCGGCATCGACCTCCAGGGAGACATGACGCTGGAGCTGTCACAGGGGACAGTGCTTCAGATGGCCGCCAACGATCGCTGGAACTACTGCGTGATCAACGTCGATAGCCACAGTAACGTCACCATCCGCGGGGGTGAGATCGTCGGTGACCGCGGCAGCCACGACTACGGCAATCCGCCCCAAGCCCACGACGAAGGTCACGGGATCTGCGTGTGGACCAGCGCGGATCGTGTCTTGATCGAGAACACGGAGATCCACGACATGACCGGCGACGGCGTGCTGATCGTGGGCGCCAAGGAAAAGGACGGCGTGCCCGAGAAGCCGACGACCAACGTCACGATTCGCAACAGCGACATTCACCACAACCGCCGGCAGGGGGTGTCCATCGTGGGGGGTAAGAACGTCGTCATCGAGAACAACCGGATCCACCACATGGAGGGCACGTCGCCGCAGTTCGGGATCGACATCGAAGGTGCCGGGCGAGTCGACCAGGACATACTGATCTACCAGAACGCCTTTCATCACAACGCTGGTGGCGACTTCGTGACGTCGTCCGGTCACAACGTCTGGGTCGAGGAGAACACCATGACCCAGTGCATGGTCGATGCCCAGGGCAACTACGATCCGTCTCTGCCTTGCCTCCTGGACAAGCAGGTAGACGGCCCGATCATCATCTGGAAAGAGACCGACAACGTCATCATCAACAACAAGATCCGAATGTCCAAGCCGAGCGTGAACGGCTTCTGGGGGATCCTGGGCTACGTCAGCTCCGCGGACAAGACGCCCACGCGCGAGAACGAGGTGGGCAACTACATCGCGGGCAACACGTTGTACGACGCCGGCATCCACATGGCGCACAACATGCGCTACTTCGTGTCCAACAACACCTTGAACAACGGCTTGATCCTGGGCTTCGACTTGGCGTGCACGCGCTTGGAGAACAATCGGATCAATCGAACCAAGAGTGAGAACTACAAGCTGAGGAACGTTGCTGGTGTCGCGAGCGGCAACATTCTGAACAAGAGTGAGGGGGCGAAACCGGAAGAAGACGTGGAGCTCTACTTCCCGATGGCCGACGACGCTCCCTTCCGCAACTCGTCTCCGGTGTTCTGGTGA
- a CDS encoding ketoacyl-ACP synthase III — translation MSSGLTIVGSGHHLPGRPITNHDLARVMDTNDEWIRQRTGIAQRHFCPEGQGVSDLALPAAQKALEGAGRSAEDIDYILFNTMTPDHMFPGSAPLLAEQLGCRGVPALDLRVQCAAMVYSFQLADSLVKSGAARSVLIVGAEAHAGFMPWRDWEVVEGKSQRAVPQEDWERATRHRSLAIIFGDGAGALLLEAGSSPRSGILAVDVHSDGRHTDKLLIPAGFRTRPFISETTVAEDSWIPRMEGREVFRRAVTLLPKSVRAACAKAKVKLDDIDWFIAHQANQRINDAVRERLGVPEEKVPSNIERLGNTSAATIPILVDEMRRDGRLRPGQLVCFLALGAGLHWGSVIWRV, via the coding sequence ATGAGCAGCGGACTCACGATCGTGGGCTCCGGGCATCATCTGCCCGGTCGTCCGATCACCAATCACGATCTCGCGCGGGTGATGGACACCAATGACGAGTGGATCCGCCAGCGCACGGGCATCGCGCAGCGACACTTCTGCCCCGAAGGGCAAGGGGTCTCGGATCTGGCGCTACCGGCGGCCCAAAAGGCCCTCGAGGGCGCCGGGCGCTCTGCGGAAGACATCGACTACATCTTGTTCAACACCATGACCCCGGATCACATGTTCCCGGGATCCGCTCCGCTGCTCGCGGAGCAGCTCGGTTGTCGTGGGGTGCCCGCCCTCGACCTGCGCGTGCAGTGCGCCGCCATGGTGTACAGCTTCCAGCTGGCCGACTCCCTGGTGAAGAGCGGCGCTGCCCGTAGCGTCTTGATCGTGGGCGCGGAAGCCCACGCCGGCTTCATGCCCTGGCGCGATTGGGAGGTGGTGGAGGGCAAGAGCCAGCGCGCGGTGCCGCAGGAAGACTGGGAGCGGGCCACGCGCCACCGTTCCCTCGCCATCATCTTCGGTGACGGCGCCGGGGCGCTGCTACTGGAAGCCGGCAGCTCGCCGCGGTCGGGCATCTTGGCCGTGGACGTGCACAGCGACGGCCGTCACACCGACAAGCTGTTGATCCCCGCGGGCTTCCGCACGCGCCCGTTCATCTCCGAGACCACCGTCGCGGAAGACTCCTGGATCCCCCGCATGGAAGGCCGCGAGGTGTTCCGCCGGGCCGTCACGCTGCTACCCAAGTCCGTACGCGCGGCGTGCGCCAAGGCCAAGGTGAAGCTCGACGACATCGACTGGTTCATCGCTCATCAGGCGAATCAGCGCATCAACGATGCCGTGCGCGAGCGTCTCGGCGTTCCAGAAGAGAAGGTGCCGAGCAACATCGAGCGCCTGGGTAACACCAGCGCTGCCACCATTCCCATCTTGGTGGACGAGATGCGCCGCGACGGCCGGCTGCGGCCAGGTCAGCTGGTGTGCTTCCTCGCTCTCGGCGCCGGGCTCCATTGGGGCAGCGTCATCTGGAGAGTCTAA
- a CDS encoding DUF427 domain-containing protein, translated as MSQRPESIPPGTRGPGYQRAPDHRVAFLPSAKKVVVKAGDQIIAESTDVVILEEANYPPRYYLARKDVNAERIQRVEGKTTFCPFKGLASYFSVVGPDGSIADAAWSYEQPYREAEILRDRIAFDRDKVSEVV; from the coding sequence ATGAGCCAGCGTCCCGAAAGCATTCCGCCCGGTACTCGCGGTCCCGGCTATCAGCGAGCTCCCGACCACCGCGTGGCGTTCCTGCCGTCCGCCAAGAAGGTCGTGGTGAAAGCAGGGGATCAGATCATCGCCGAGAGCACGGACGTCGTGATCCTCGAAGAAGCGAACTATCCGCCGCGCTACTACTTGGCGCGGAAAGACGTGAATGCGGAGCGCATCCAGCGCGTGGAGGGCAAGACCACGTTTTGCCCGTTCAAGGGCCTGGCCAGCTACTTTTCCGTGGTCGGTCCCGACGGCTCCATCGCGGATGCCGCTTGGAGCTACGAGCAGCCGTATCGCGAAGCGGAGATCCTCAGGGATCGCATCGCTTTCGATCGCGACAAGGTCAGCGAGGTCGTCTGA
- the corA gene encoding magnesium/cobalt transporter CorA — protein MSKGTVEKTVEVVGKTVEKSVETVGKGVTVLTAAPGAVIRGVSDLFSRRSAPVGAPPGALVIDTDLPKPKIHVLAQTAKGIVEHAVEHPAELPKIVEASRLTWIDVQGLGDEGVLKEIAGCFSIHRLALADVVHTPQRPKVDSYPNHELAFVRMLQLNDAGGMDVEQLSVLIGDDFVLTFQEHYGDPLEPVRVRFRERVGPIGELGADYLAYAIIDTVVDGYFPLLEAFADRLEDLEEQVMARPRPDVLVQVQKTKRTLIALRRSVWPLREALNMLLRDQAPRITDATKPYLRDTYDHCVQVAEVTDSYREIASELTNTYMSVVANRTNDVMKVLTIMASIFIPLTLVAGIYGMNFDHMPELHQRWGYPTAIVSMVVIAGGMLLYFRKKGWLGDGGSDDA, from the coding sequence ATGAGCAAGGGCACGGTCGAGAAGACGGTGGAGGTCGTCGGCAAGACGGTCGAGAAGTCCGTGGAAACCGTGGGCAAAGGCGTGACGGTGCTCACCGCGGCGCCCGGCGCGGTGATCCGCGGCGTGAGCGATCTGTTCAGCCGCCGCTCTGCGCCGGTGGGCGCCCCACCGGGTGCCCTGGTCATCGATACGGACCTGCCCAAGCCCAAGATCCACGTCTTGGCGCAGACGGCGAAGGGCATCGTGGAGCACGCCGTCGAGCATCCGGCGGAGCTGCCGAAGATCGTGGAAGCTTCCAGGCTCACGTGGATCGACGTGCAAGGTCTGGGGGACGAAGGCGTGTTGAAGGAGATCGCGGGCTGCTTCTCCATCCATCGCCTGGCCTTGGCGGATGTCGTGCACACTCCGCAGCGCCCCAAGGTGGACAGCTACCCCAATCACGAGCTCGCCTTCGTGCGCATGCTGCAGCTGAACGATGCCGGCGGGATGGACGTCGAGCAGCTCAGCGTGCTGATCGGCGACGACTTCGTGCTCACCTTTCAGGAGCACTATGGCGATCCGCTGGAGCCGGTGCGGGTGCGATTTCGAGAACGCGTCGGGCCCATCGGCGAGCTCGGCGCGGACTATCTGGCGTACGCCATCATCGACACCGTCGTAGACGGATACTTCCCGCTACTGGAAGCCTTCGCCGACCGCTTGGAAGATCTGGAAGAGCAGGTGATGGCGCGGCCGCGACCGGACGTCTTGGTGCAGGTGCAGAAGACCAAGCGCACGCTGATCGCGCTGCGCCGCAGCGTTTGGCCGCTGCGGGAAGCGCTCAACATGTTGCTCCGGGACCAAGCCCCGCGCATCACGGATGCCACCAAACCGTACCTGCGCGACACCTACGACCACTGCGTGCAGGTGGCCGAGGTCACCGATTCCTACCGCGAGATCGCCAGCGAGCTGACCAACACCTACATGTCCGTGGTCGCCAATCGCACCAACGACGTCATGAAGGTGCTCACCATCATGGCCAGCATCTTCATCCCGCTCACCCTCGTCGCTGGAATCTACGGGATGAACTTCGACCACATGCCGGAGCTCCATCAGCGTTGGGGCTACCCGACGGCCATCGTCTCCATGGTGGTGATCGCCGGCGGCATGCTGCTGTACTTCCGCAAGAAGGGCTGGCTGGGCGACGGCGGAAGCGACGACGCTTAG
- a CDS encoding valine--tRNA ligase, translating into MPKAYEPKDVEPRWYQFWMDKGVFRASVEPGDERPVYVIDLPLPNVTGSLHMGHALMGTLQDALIRHKRMQGYNALWQPGMDHAGIATQTVVERQLRREGKTRHDLGREKFVERVWEWKKESGGRIEEQMRVLGCSCDWERSKFTMDPDLSRAVTESFVRLYEEGLIYRDTRLINWCHDCRTALSDLEVDNDEAQGEMYELAYPVAEADAGAGVTELVVATTRPETMLGDTAVAVHPDDPRYKHLHGKKLQHPFLDRQIPVITDAILVDMEFGTGAVKVTPAHDFNDFATGKRHQLVEINILELDGRLNAEAGEFKGMTVPEARKAVKAALAEKGLERGSKPHTLQLPHCQRCHTVVEPMISTQWFVKMEPLAKPALEAVKDGRTQIIPEEWVKTYDHWLGNIQDWCISRQLWWGHQVPAFYCKSCGHILVTRDPEPKACDKCQGALERDADVLDTWFSSALWPFSTQGWPDETPAVKRFYPSSDMETGYDILFFWVARMMMMGLHFLGEVPFRRVLLHGLVVDETGDKMSKVKGNTIDPLDLIHGAEFETIVQKALPGAPVKEALAKFKKAYPSAAQMGTGFPAYGTDAVRLTLCSYSPQAKRIALSPKRIEGYRNFCNKLYNAVRFALPNIEGETLTGEAPKPTLLANRWILSRLADAVTTSTRGIEEFRLDEGSSALYHFVWDELCDWFLEACKPVFNSGTDAEKAETRQTLAHAIETTLRALHPYAPFITEELWQAVPRPASRPVSVALAPYPTATDGRADAQADRHMSALMGAIGSARAARAEHDVKPSAKVPLRLRTASEEIRGVLTEHAALIEFLVRTDGAPVVEAPGGERPRGSVLSVAGDVEVLVGLLGLVDAAHELERVERSLKKLEKDIVGLEKRLANKGFVDKAPPEVVAEAREQLEGLKRQKARLEEARELAKEL; encoded by the coding sequence ATGCCCAAGGCCTACGAGCCCAAAGACGTCGAGCCCCGCTGGTACCAATTCTGGATGGACAAGGGCGTGTTCCGGGCCAGCGTGGAGCCCGGGGACGAGCGCCCGGTGTACGTGATCGATCTGCCGCTGCCGAACGTCACGGGCTCCCTGCACATGGGCCACGCGCTGATGGGCACGCTGCAGGACGCGCTCATCCGCCACAAGCGCATGCAGGGCTATAACGCCCTGTGGCAGCCGGGCATGGACCACGCCGGCATCGCCACGCAGACCGTGGTGGAGCGGCAGCTCCGGCGCGAGGGCAAGACGCGGCACGACCTCGGGCGCGAGAAGTTCGTGGAGCGCGTGTGGGAGTGGAAGAAGGAAAGCGGCGGCCGCATCGAAGAGCAGATGCGCGTGCTGGGCTGCTCCTGCGATTGGGAGCGCAGCAAGTTCACGATGGACCCGGACTTGAGCCGGGCGGTGACCGAGAGCTTCGTGCGCTTGTACGAAGAGGGGCTCATCTATCGCGACACGCGGCTCATCAACTGGTGCCACGATTGCCGCACGGCGCTGTCGGACCTGGAGGTCGACAACGACGAGGCCCAGGGCGAGATGTACGAGCTCGCCTACCCCGTGGCGGAAGCGGACGCGGGAGCGGGAGTGACGGAGCTGGTGGTGGCCACCACGCGACCGGAGACCATGCTGGGCGACACGGCGGTGGCGGTGCACCCGGACGACCCGCGCTACAAGCACCTGCACGGCAAGAAGCTCCAGCATCCGTTCTTGGATCGTCAGATCCCGGTGATCACGGACGCCATCTTGGTGGACATGGAGTTCGGCACCGGCGCGGTGAAGGTCACGCCGGCCCACGACTTCAACGACTTCGCGACGGGCAAGCGCCACCAGCTGGTGGAGATCAACATCCTCGAGCTCGACGGCCGGCTGAACGCGGAAGCTGGCGAGTTCAAGGGCATGACGGTGCCCGAGGCCCGCAAGGCGGTGAAGGCCGCGCTGGCGGAAAAAGGCCTGGAACGCGGGAGCAAGCCCCACACCCTGCAGCTGCCCCACTGCCAGCGCTGCCACACGGTGGTGGAGCCGATGATCAGCACCCAGTGGTTCGTGAAGATGGAGCCCCTGGCCAAGCCCGCACTGGAGGCCGTGAAGGACGGCCGCACCCAGATCATCCCGGAAGAGTGGGTGAAGACCTACGACCACTGGCTCGGCAACATCCAAGATTGGTGCATCTCGCGGCAGCTGTGGTGGGGGCACCAGGTGCCGGCGTTCTACTGCAAGAGCTGCGGCCACATCCTGGTCACGCGGGACCCCGAGCCCAAGGCTTGTGACAAGTGCCAAGGCGCGCTGGAGCGCGACGCGGACGTGCTCGACACCTGGTTCTCGAGCGCGCTGTGGCCGTTCTCCACGCAGGGCTGGCCGGACGAGACACCGGCGGTGAAGCGCTTCTACCCTTCCAGCGACATGGAGACGGGCTACGACATCCTGTTCTTCTGGGTGGCCCGCATGATGATGATGGGCCTGCACTTCTTGGGAGAGGTGCCCTTCCGCCGGGTGTTGCTCCACGGTCTGGTGGTGGACGAGACCGGCGACAAGATGAGCAAGGTGAAGGGCAACACGATAGACCCGTTGGATCTGATCCACGGCGCCGAGTTCGAGACCATCGTACAGAAGGCGCTGCCCGGCGCGCCGGTGAAGGAAGCCCTCGCCAAGTTCAAGAAGGCGTATCCCTCCGCCGCCCAGATGGGGACGGGCTTTCCCGCCTACGGCACCGACGCCGTGCGCCTGACGCTGTGCAGTTACTCGCCCCAGGCCAAGCGCATCGCCCTTTCGCCCAAGCGCATCGAGGGTTACCGGAACTTCTGCAACAAGCTGTACAACGCCGTGCGCTTCGCGCTGCCCAACATCGAGGGCGAAACGCTCACGGGAGAAGCACCGAAGCCCACGCTGCTGGCCAACCGCTGGATCCTGTCGCGGCTTGCCGACGCGGTGACCACGAGCACTCGCGGCATCGAGGAGTTCCGGCTGGATGAAGGGTCTTCCGCCCTGTACCACTTCGTGTGGGACGAGCTCTGCGACTGGTTTTTGGAAGCGTGCAAGCCGGTGTTCAACTCCGGCACGGACGCCGAGAAGGCCGAAACGCGGCAGACGCTGGCCCACGCCATCGAGACCACGCTGCGCGCGCTGCACCCTTACGCGCCGTTCATCACCGAGGAGCTGTGGCAAGCCGTACCGCGGCCCGCGTCGCGGCCGGTGAGCGTGGCCCTGGCGCCCTACCCCACCGCCACGGATGGCCGCGCCGACGCGCAGGCCGACCGCCACATGTCGGCGTTGATGGGCGCCATCGGCTCCGCGCGCGCCGCCCGCGCGGAGCACGACGTGAAGCCCAGCGCCAAGGTGCCGCTACGGCTGCGCACGGCGAGCGAAGAGATCCGCGGCGTGCTCACGGAGCACGCGGCGCTGATCGAATTTCTGGTGCGGACGGACGGCGCGCCGGTGGTGGAAGCGCCCGGCGGCGAGCGCCCCCGCGGGTCCGTGCTCAGCGTTGCGGGAGACGTGGAGGTGCTCGTGGGCCTGCTCGGCCTGGTGGACGCCGCTCACGAGCTCGAGCGCGTGGAGCGTTCTTTGAAGAAGCTCGAAAAGGACATCGTGGGCCTCGAAAAGCGCCTCGCGAACAAGGGCTTCGTGGACAAGGCGCCGCCGGAGGTGGTCGCCGAAGCGCGCGAGCAGCTCGAAGGCCTGAAGCGCCAGAAGGCACGCCTGGAAGAAGCACGCGAGCTCGCCAAAGAGCTCTGA
- a CDS encoding SUMF1/EgtB/PvdO family nonheme iron enzyme — protein MKTMHKVAIGAAGFLALLALAATALNPPADIQKEAPLRKVDHRPGEGTCPGTLGPDMLRLPEGFCIDKTEVTRGQYEAWLDGKPSTSGQPSACADNDDYTPTCSWSPGSNKTEQPVVCVDWCDAQAFCQAAGKRLCGKLGGGGASPFESYDDPKVSEWQAACTSGGKYEYTYGNTFDTDICRDADADDYTTWGLADVGSFTQCHSPDAAYAKVFDLSGHVAEWENSCVDDSPEAPCRIRGGSYQHHAHGTRCAMGKELKWPRTRKIDSVGFRCCAD, from the coding sequence GTGAAGACGATGCACAAGGTCGCCATCGGCGCCGCCGGCTTCTTGGCGCTCCTCGCCCTGGCAGCGACGGCGTTGAATCCGCCTGCGGACATCCAGAAGGAAGCTCCGCTGCGCAAGGTCGACCACCGACCCGGTGAGGGGACGTGTCCCGGGACCTTGGGGCCGGACATGCTTCGGCTGCCCGAAGGCTTTTGTATCGACAAGACCGAGGTCACCCGTGGGCAGTACGAGGCCTGGCTCGACGGCAAGCCTTCCACCAGCGGCCAGCCCAGCGCGTGCGCCGACAACGACGACTACACACCGACGTGTAGCTGGAGCCCCGGCTCCAACAAGACGGAGCAACCGGTGGTCTGCGTCGATTGGTGCGACGCCCAAGCCTTCTGCCAAGCCGCCGGCAAGCGACTGTGCGGCAAGCTGGGAGGCGGCGGCGCTTCTCCCTTCGAGAGCTACGACGATCCGAAGGTCAGCGAGTGGCAGGCGGCGTGCACTTCCGGCGGCAAGTACGAGTACACCTACGGCAACACCTTCGATACGGACATCTGCCGGGATGCCGACGCCGACGACTACACCACCTGGGGTCTTGCGGACGTCGGCAGCTTTACCCAGTGCCACTCGCCGGATGCCGCGTACGCCAAGGTCTTCGACCTGAGCGGGCACGTTGCCGAGTGGGAAAACAGCTGCGTGGACGACAGCCCCGAGGCGCCTTGCAGAATTCGGGGCGGCAGCTATCAGCACCACGCTCACGGCACGCGCTGCGCCATGGGCAAGGAGCTGAAGTGGCCGAGAACCCGCAAGATTGACTCGGTCGGCTTCCGCTGCTGCGCCGATTAG
- a CDS encoding nucleotidyltransferase has product MTDFETLLAALNASGVEYVIIGGFAATAHGSAHVTVDLDIVYRRTPENIERLATALRPLSPYLRGAPPGLPFQFEPETITRGLNFTLTTTAGDLDALGEATGGGSYEALLPHSERREVFGGECLFVDLPTLIHLKRAAGRPKDFERIAELELIAEESSKQE; this is encoded by the coding sequence ATGACCGACTTCGAGACGCTGTTGGCGGCGCTGAACGCATCCGGTGTCGAGTACGTGATCATCGGCGGCTTCGCTGCCACGGCACATGGGTCGGCCCACGTGACCGTCGATCTCGACATCGTCTATCGCCGGACGCCGGAGAACATCGAGCGGCTCGCCACCGCACTCCGTCCGCTGTCCCCTTACCTGCGCGGCGCACCACCAGGCCTTCCGTTCCAGTTCGAACCGGAGACGATCACTCGGGGGTTGAACTTCACGCTGACCACGACCGCCGGTGATCTGGACGCGCTCGGCGAAGCCACGGGCGGCGGAAGCTACGAAGCGCTGCTTCCACACTCCGAGCGGCGGGAGGTGTTTGGAGGCGAGTGCCTCTTCGTCGACCTGCCCACGCTCATCCACTTGAAGCGAGCTGCGGGCCGGCCGAAGGACTTCGAGCGCATTGCGGAGCTCGAGCTGATCGCGGAGGAGTCCTCTAAGCAGGAGTAG
- a CDS encoding suppressor of fused domain protein, protein MLGSRRTNKKMQEGFVGPARKELVAGSASQARDWTTLATSGMSNEPMRLPSHVPQELRRVELMFYLSARRSLQRRTSTTSAGSGRDATPA, encoded by the coding sequence GTGCTGGGCTCGCGGCGGACCAACAAGAAAATGCAAGAAGGGTTTGTTGGTCCGGCGCGGAAGGAGCTCGTTGCGGGCAGCGCATCACAGGCCCGCGATTGGACGACGCTCGCGACTTCGGGGATGAGCAACGAGCCGATGCGCTTGCCGTCGCACGTTCCGCAGGAGCTGCGCCGCGTCGAGCTGATGTTCTATCTTTCCGCGCGGCGGTCGCTGCAACGCCGGACCTCGACCACTTCTGCGGGGAGTGGCCGCGATGCTACTCCTGCTTAG
- a CDS encoding phosphate/phosphite/phosphonate ABC transporter substrate-binding protein — MQRRAAKGTVAFSVVTLDPARRSWLKNACEVLSRRVGVIVYPQVAPSYSDLARNVRQGTVEMVWAPPLVAAELVEDASARVLVLSQRDNAATYRSVLFARRDSGIRGVQDLRDKHVAWVDARSASGYVVPCIWLRDNGLSPENLFGRQSFLGTHDAVARAVLRRETDAGATFARLSGGAGAAVESGWQELAQANAAEVDVIVNAGSVPSDCICTSARLDPELRSQLERGFLDLDVESKNVLRKALGAHAYVAPGRAHALALSRLCEEARRLTRRSIYP; from the coding sequence GTGCAGCGGCGAGCAGCGAAGGGAACGGTCGCGTTCAGCGTCGTGACGTTGGATCCGGCGCGGCGCTCTTGGCTCAAGAACGCCTGCGAGGTGCTCAGCCGGCGCGTGGGCGTCATCGTGTATCCGCAAGTCGCGCCTTCCTACTCGGACCTGGCCCGAAACGTTCGTCAGGGGACGGTGGAGATGGTGTGGGCTCCGCCTCTCGTCGCCGCCGAGCTCGTGGAAGACGCTTCGGCGCGCGTGTTGGTGCTCTCCCAGCGAGACAACGCCGCTACCTATCGCTCGGTGCTCTTCGCGCGCCGGGACTCGGGGATCCGCGGCGTTCAAGATCTGCGGGACAAGCACGTCGCCTGGGTGGATGCACGCAGCGCCTCCGGCTACGTGGTTCCCTGCATCTGGCTCCGAGACAACGGCCTGTCACCGGAGAACCTGTTCGGCCGCCAGAGCTTCCTCGGCACCCACGACGCGGTCGCGCGGGCAGTGCTTCGTCGCGAGACCGATGCCGGCGCCACCTTCGCTCGCCTCTCGGGCGGTGCCGGTGCCGCCGTGGAGTCCGGATGGCAAGAGCTGGCCCAGGCCAACGCCGCGGAGGTGGACGTGATCGTCAACGCCGGGAGCGTGCCCTCGGACTGCATTTGCACCAGCGCGCGCCTCGATCCGGAGCTCCGAAGTCAGCTCGAACGCGGCTTTTTGGATCTGGACGTGGAAAGCAAGAACGTACTGCGCAAGGCCCTCGGTGCTCACGCCTACGTGGCCCCCGGGCGCGCTCACGCGCTGGCGCTGT